A single genomic interval of Alistipes provencensis harbors:
- a CDS encoding lipopolysaccharide kinase InaA family protein, with the protein MRIHVNPASERLRSFTELLPEQFGAGGEVLHTGRNTIKAFDVGGERIVVKRFRRPNLFQAFIYTFFRRSKARRSYEHAVRLRALGVDSPEPIAWSEYRHHGLLRDSYYVSRYSDYTPLSQTTEHFPGAGTLPVLEAFARFAVQLHEQGIEHRDFNHGNVLWRRDTVTGTICFQLIDINRMRFADRPLRPRVCMVNLRRLSCPAVAFLFILDRYAEARGWNIDDTLLQGTFFRLAFGRRKELRKRFKHRKR; encoded by the coding sequence ATGCGCATTCATGTCAATCCCGCCTCGGAACGCCTGCGGAGTTTCACGGAGCTCCTCCCCGAACAGTTCGGGGCCGGCGGCGAGGTTCTGCATACCGGACGCAACACGATCAAGGCCTTCGATGTCGGGGGTGAACGGATCGTGGTCAAGCGTTTCCGCCGCCCGAACCTGTTCCAAGCCTTCATCTACACCTTTTTCCGCCGGAGCAAGGCCCGCCGCTCCTACGAACACGCCGTGCGGCTGCGGGCGCTGGGCGTCGACTCGCCCGAACCCATCGCGTGGAGCGAATACCGCCATCACGGTTTGCTGCGCGACAGCTACTATGTTTCGCGCTACTCCGATTACACGCCGCTGTCGCAGACCACCGAACATTTCCCCGGGGCCGGAACACTGCCCGTACTGGAAGCCTTCGCCCGCTTCGCCGTACAGCTCCACGAGCAGGGAATCGAGCACCGCGACTTCAACCACGGCAACGTCCTCTGGCGCCGCGACACGGTGACGGGCACCATTTGCTTCCAACTGATCGACATCAACCGCATGCGGTTCGCCGACCGGCCGCTGCGGCCCCGCGTCTGCATGGTCAACCTGCGGCGGCTCTCCTGCCCCGCCGTGGCGTTCCTCTTCATCCTCGACCGCTATGCCGAGGCCCGGGGCTGGAACATCGACGACACGCTGCTGCAAGGCACCTTTTTCCGCCTCGCTTTCGGGCGCCGCAAGGAACTGCGCAAGCGCTTCAAGCACCGCAAACGCTGA
- a CDS encoding prephenate dehydratase, protein MEQIAIQGIAGCYHETAARRYFNDRQIGILPCLSFDELFARMAANPSLLGIAAIENTIAGSLLPNHELLQQSRARIIGEQKLRISHVLAALPGQTLGQIGEVHSHPIALMQCGDFLKAHPAMKIVERDDTAGSAREIAEGRLAGTAAICGADAAELYGLEILSRGIETNKHNFTRFLLLADESRAAAFADPANTNKASLLFTLSHTQGSLSKVLTVLSFYDINLTKIQSLPIIGREWEYRFYVDVTFDDPVRYRQAVDAARPLTSDFRILGEYAECPNPAI, encoded by the coding sequence ATGGAACAGATCGCAATACAGGGCATCGCAGGATGCTACCACGAAACGGCAGCACGCCGCTACTTCAACGACCGGCAGATCGGTATCCTCCCCTGCCTGAGTTTCGACGAGCTGTTCGCCCGGATGGCGGCAAACCCCTCCCTGCTGGGCATCGCGGCCATCGAGAACACCATCGCAGGCAGTCTGCTCCCCAACCACGAACTGTTGCAGCAGAGCCGCGCACGGATCATCGGCGAACAGAAACTCCGCATCTCGCATGTGCTGGCCGCACTGCCCGGACAGACGCTCGGCCAGATCGGCGAGGTCCACTCCCACCCGATCGCCCTGATGCAGTGCGGCGACTTCCTCAAAGCCCATCCTGCGATGAAGATCGTCGAACGCGACGACACCGCCGGCAGCGCCCGGGAGATCGCCGAGGGCCGCCTCGCAGGAACGGCCGCCATCTGCGGCGCCGACGCGGCGGAACTCTACGGGCTCGAAATCCTCAGCCGCGGAATCGAGACCAACAAACACAACTTCACGCGCTTCCTGCTTCTGGCCGACGAAAGCCGCGCCGCCGCCTTCGCCGACCCCGCCAACACGAACAAAGCCTCGCTGCTGTTCACCCTTTCGCATACGCAGGGAAGCCTCTCGAAAGTGCTTACCGTCCTCTCGTTCTACGACATCAACCTCACCAAAATACAGTCGCTGCCGATCATCGGGCGCGAATGGGAGTACCGCTTCTACGTCGACGTTACGTTCGACGACCCGGTGCGCTACCGGCAGGCCGTCGATGCCGCCCGGCCCCTCACCAGCGATTTCCGCATTCTGGGCGAATACGCCGAATGCCCCAACCCCGCAATTTAA
- a CDS encoding bifunctional 3-deoxy-7-phosphoheptulonate synthase/chorismate mutase type II, translated as MNDIQPITLPGVDPRRPLIIAGPCSAETEEQVMETARALAAEGFHIYRAGLWKPRTKPGGFEGVGTAGIAWLQRVKRETGMYTATEVATREHVAAALKGGIDLLWIGARTAANPFAMQEIADALRGADVPVLVKNPVSPDLELWIGAIERIYNAGIRRIGAIHRGFSSIDKNLYRNHPLWAVPIELHRRLPALPIFCDPSHIGGKRELIAPLSQQAMDLGFDGLIIESHCMPDCAWSDKAQQVTPDALAYITRNLVIRDETITTESLTELRSQIDKLDDELLELLTRRMRVSRDIGQYKKEHNMPVLQTQRYEELLARRAGQAEQVGMDREFMRTVLQAIHEESIRQQMEVLGRS; from the coding sequence ATGAACGACATTCAACCCATCACACTCCCCGGGGTCGATCCCCGGCGGCCTCTGATCATCGCAGGTCCCTGCAGCGCCGAAACCGAAGAACAGGTCATGGAAACGGCCCGTGCGCTGGCCGCAGAGGGCTTTCACATCTACCGCGCCGGGCTGTGGAAACCCCGCACCAAGCCGGGAGGATTCGAGGGCGTAGGCACGGCGGGCATCGCATGGCTCCAGCGCGTGAAGCGTGAAACGGGCATGTACACCGCCACCGAAGTCGCCACCCGCGAACACGTCGCCGCAGCGCTGAAAGGCGGTATCGATCTGCTCTGGATCGGGGCCCGCACGGCGGCCAATCCCTTCGCCATGCAGGAGATCGCCGACGCCCTGCGCGGAGCGGACGTCCCGGTACTGGTGAAGAACCCCGTGAGCCCCGACCTCGAACTGTGGATCGGCGCCATCGAGCGCATCTACAACGCCGGCATCCGCCGTATCGGAGCCATCCACCGCGGTTTTTCGTCGATCGACAAGAACCTCTACCGCAACCACCCGCTGTGGGCCGTGCCCATCGAGCTGCACCGCCGCCTGCCGGCCCTGCCGATCTTCTGCGATCCCAGCCACATCGGCGGCAAACGCGAACTGATCGCCCCGCTCTCGCAGCAGGCCATGGACCTCGGGTTCGACGGACTGATCATCGAGTCGCACTGCATGCCCGACTGCGCATGGAGCGACAAGGCCCAGCAGGTGACGCCCGACGCACTGGCCTACATCACCCGCAACCTCGTGATCCGCGACGAGACGATCACCACCGAGAGCCTCACCGAACTGCGTTCGCAGATCGACAAACTCGACGACGAACTGCTGGAGCTGCTGACCCGCCGCATGCGTGTCTCGCGCGATATCGGCCAGTACAAGAAGGAGCACAACATGCCCGTTCTGCAAACCCAGCGTTACGAGGAGCTGCTGGCACGCCGCGCCGGACAGGCCGAGCAGGTGGGTATGGACCGCGAATTCATGCGCACCGTTCTGCAGGCCATCCACGAGGAGTCGATCCGCCAGCAGATGGAGGTACTGGGCCGGTCCTGA
- a CDS encoding response regulator transcription factor codes for MAKHKILVVDDEESLCEILQFNLEVEGYEADVAYSAEQALGMHPERYSLILLDVMMGEMSGFRMARLLKADPATAKVPVIFCTAKDTEDDTVAGLNLGADDYIAKPFSVREVLARVRSVLRRTAEAPAERETIAFEGLEMDLRRKVCTLDGKELSLTKKEFEILALLLSHRGVIFSREEMLRRIWSDEVIVLDRTVDVNITRLRRKIGPYGEHIVTRLGYGYGFEE; via the coding sequence ATGGCAAAACACAAAATCCTTGTGGTCGACGACGAAGAGTCGCTGTGCGAGATCCTGCAATTCAACCTCGAAGTAGAGGGCTATGAGGCCGACGTGGCGTACAGCGCCGAGCAGGCCCTCGGAATGCACCCCGAGCGTTATTCGCTGATCCTGCTCGACGTCATGATGGGCGAGATGAGCGGCTTCCGGATGGCCCGGCTGCTGAAGGCCGATCCCGCGACGGCAAAGGTCCCGGTGATCTTCTGCACGGCGAAGGACACTGAGGACGACACGGTCGCCGGGCTCAACCTCGGAGCCGACGACTACATCGCCAAGCCGTTCTCGGTGCGCGAAGTGCTGGCCCGCGTCAGAAGCGTCCTGCGCCGCACGGCCGAGGCCCCGGCGGAACGGGAGACGATCGCCTTCGAAGGGCTCGAAATGGACCTTCGGCGCAAGGTCTGCACGCTGGACGGCAAAGAACTGTCGCTCACCAAGAAGGAGTTCGAGATACTGGCCCTGCTGCTCTCGCACCGGGGTGTGATCTTCTCGCGCGAGGAGATGCTGCGCCGCATCTGGAGCGACGAGGTGATCGTGCTGGACCGCACCGTCGACGTCAACATCACGCGTCTGCGCCGCAAGATCGGCCCCTATGGCGAACACATCGTAACACGGCTGGGCTATGGTTACGGCTTTGAGGAATAG
- a CDS encoding sensor histidine kinase: protein MVTALRNRLSYHRRLFLLLLVFSWTLVACFVLFQYGREKHFKAEQLNAQLQLLNLRMLDAIDEGTAPETFIAGQSNSFGDLRVTVIGRDGRVLFDNSLDSLPATNHLDRPEVAEAVARGTGYTIRRHSESTHRNYFYSAMLGDGYIVRTAVPYSVPLSEVLAADREFLWFMLGVTLLMSVAGYFATRRLGQNITRLNEFAQRAERGERIDERTDFPHDELGEISQHIIRLYARLQKTTADRDREHALALHEEQEKIRIKKQLTNNINHELKTPVAAIQGYLETLLANPGLDAEKRTDFLAKSAAQTERLRNLLTDISTMTRMDEASQLIQKEPVVLNDLIAETAADMELKPAEQRLRVNVDFPRQVEVVGSPSLLASVFRNLADNAAAYSGGRDIFIRLADDTPEECTIVFADNGIGIGEEHLPHIFERFYRIDKGRSRKQGGTGLGLAIVKNAVMIHGGTITARNRERGGLEFVFTLKKHS, encoded by the coding sequence ATGGTTACGGCTTTGAGGAATAGGCTCTCCTACCACCGGCGGCTGTTCCTGCTGCTGCTGGTCTTTTCGTGGACGCTGGTGGCATGCTTCGTCCTCTTCCAGTACGGACGCGAGAAGCATTTCAAAGCCGAGCAGCTCAATGCGCAGTTGCAGCTCCTCAACCTGCGGATGCTCGACGCCATAGACGAGGGAACGGCCCCCGAGACTTTCATCGCCGGCCAAAGCAACTCTTTCGGCGACCTGCGCGTGACGGTCATCGGTCGTGACGGGCGCGTCCTGTTCGACAATTCGCTCGACTCGCTGCCCGCCACGAACCACCTCGACCGCCCCGAAGTGGCCGAAGCCGTGGCCCGCGGCACGGGTTACACCATCCGCCGCCACTCCGAGAGCACCCATCGCAACTATTTCTACTCCGCCATGCTCGGCGACGGATACATCGTCCGCACGGCCGTGCCCTACTCCGTACCGCTGAGCGAGGTGCTGGCCGCCGACCGCGAATTCCTCTGGTTCATGCTGGGGGTCACGCTGCTGATGAGCGTCGCGGGGTATTTCGCCACCCGGCGTCTGGGGCAGAACATCACGCGGCTCAACGAATTCGCCCAGCGCGCCGAACGGGGCGAGCGGATCGACGAACGCACGGACTTTCCCCACGACGAACTGGGCGAGATTTCGCAGCACATCATCCGCCTCTATGCGCGGCTGCAGAAGACCACCGCCGACCGCGACCGCGAGCACGCCCTCGCCCTGCACGAGGAGCAGGAGAAGATACGCATCAAGAAACAACTGACGAACAACATCAACCACGAGCTGAAAACCCCCGTGGCGGCGATTCAGGGCTATCTGGAGACCCTGCTGGCCAATCCGGGGCTCGATGCGGAGAAGCGCACGGACTTTCTGGCCAAGAGCGCCGCGCAGACCGAGCGTCTGCGCAACCTGCTGACCGACATCTCGACCATGACGCGCATGGACGAGGCCAGCCAGTTGATCCAAAAAGAGCCCGTGGTGCTCAACGACCTGATCGCCGAAACAGCCGCCGACATGGAGCTGAAGCCCGCCGAACAACGGCTGCGGGTGAACGTCGACTTCCCCCGGCAGGTCGAGGTCGTGGGAAGCCCCTCGCTGCTGGCATCGGTGTTCCGCAACCTCGCGGACAACGCCGCCGCCTACTCCGGAGGCCGCGACATCTTCATCCGTCTCGCGGACGACACCCCCGAGGAGTGCACGATCGTCTTCGCCGACAACGGCATCGGCATCGGCGAGGAGCATCTGCCGCACATCTTCGAGCGCTTCTACCGCATCGACAAGGGCCGTTCGCGCAAGCAGGGCGGCACGGGGCTGGGGCTGGCGATCGTCAAGAACGCCGTGATGATCCACGGCGGCACCATCACCGCCCGCAACCGCGAACGCGGCGGACTGGAGTTCGTATTTACTTTAAAGAAGCACAGTTAG
- a CDS encoding inorganic phosphate transporter: MSPLFTAIVVILAILAVMGIVVGVANDAVNFLNSALGSKVAPRRVILWVAAAGIFVGTLTSSGMMEVARSGVFYPGQFSFQEIMMLFLGMMLGNVLLLDLYNTLGLPTSTTVSMVFGLLGAAVAAALFRIAGDPASSLHDLSQFINTGKAMVIIAAILLSVALAFVAGTLFMYISRLVFSFRYAAVFRRWGAVWCGISLAGILYFALFKGLKSSGLIPTYISEYVGEHVVLTLAAFWAAASLILYIFQRMRLNIMRITILSGTFSLALAFAGNDLVNFIGVPLAGYDAWRIAGETGSETMMMGALEGPARANFLLLGASGIIMVLTLFFSKKSQHVTETELSLASQHEGDERFGSTLISRSLVRATLVMNTMWTGLIPARMQKAIDRRFEPLPAEERSSAPYDMIRAVVNLTAASILIAIATSYKLPLSTTYVVFMVAMGSSLADRSWGRESAVYRITGVMAVISGWFITALGGFLIALAVTALLLWGGWIAVAALTLLCFWLLVRSHRKTPELKAEAEKELLPLDSAETPDEVLCACIGEVCTTMQEVTRIYNRTLVAVFKENRKVLKEMVRDSNKLFEDARARKYNIMPTLRRLQRCDIDTGHFYVQVTDYLSEVTKALIHITRPAFEHIDNNHEGLSKEQIVDLMRVNDQVEAIFDKINDMLATKDFSDLDMVLVMRDQLFDTIVEAIKSQLRRINSNPSGSTRASVLYLTILNETKTMILQSRNLLKSQHYFLEQQK, from the coding sequence ATGTCCCCACTTTTCACCGCAATCGTCGTCATCTTGGCCATTCTGGCCGTGATGGGTATCGTCGTGGGCGTCGCCAACGACGCCGTCAATTTCCTCAACTCGGCCCTCGGCTCGAAAGTCGCACCGCGCCGCGTGATCCTCTGGGTCGCGGCCGCCGGCATTTTCGTCGGCACGCTCACCTCGAGCGGCATGATGGAGGTCGCCCGCAGCGGCGTCTTCTACCCCGGGCAGTTCTCCTTTCAGGAGATCATGATGCTTTTCTTGGGCATGATGCTGGGCAACGTCCTGCTGCTGGACCTCTACAACACGCTGGGGCTGCCCACCTCGACCACCGTGTCGATGGTCTTCGGACTGCTGGGTGCCGCCGTCGCCGCCGCGCTGTTCCGCATCGCCGGCGACCCGGCATCCTCGCTGCACGACCTCTCGCAGTTCATCAACACAGGCAAGGCCATGGTCATCATCGCGGCGATCCTGCTCTCGGTGGCGCTGGCGTTCGTCGCGGGAACCCTCTTCATGTACATCTCGCGCCTCGTCTTCTCGTTCCGCTACGCCGCCGTCTTCCGCCGCTGGGGCGCCGTATGGTGCGGCATCTCGCTGGCCGGAATCCTCTACTTCGCGCTGTTCAAGGGGTTGAAAAGCTCGGGACTCATTCCGACCTACATCTCGGAGTACGTCGGTGAGCACGTCGTGCTGACGCTCGCGGCTTTCTGGGCCGCGGCGTCGCTCATCCTCTATATTTTCCAGCGCATGCGGCTCAACATCATGCGCATCACCATCCTCTCGGGCACCTTCTCGCTGGCGCTGGCCTTCGCGGGCAACGACCTCGTGAACTTCATCGGAGTGCCGCTGGCCGGTTACGACGCCTGGCGGATCGCCGGCGAGACGGGCAGCGAAACGATGATGATGGGTGCGCTCGAAGGCCCCGCCCGGGCGAACTTCCTGCTGCTGGGAGCCTCGGGCATCATCATGGTGCTGACGCTCTTCTTCTCGAAAAAATCCCAGCACGTCACCGAAACCGAACTTTCGCTCGCCTCGCAGCACGAGGGCGACGAACGCTTCGGCTCGACCCTCATCTCCCGCAGTCTCGTGCGCGCCACGCTGGTGATGAACACCATGTGGACCGGTCTGATTCCGGCGCGGATGCAGAAAGCCATCGACCGCCGTTTCGAACCGCTGCCCGCCGAGGAGCGCTCGTCGGCCCCCTACGACATGATCCGCGCCGTGGTGAACCTCACCGCCGCGTCGATCCTGATCGCCATCGCCACCTCCTACAAACTCCCGCTGTCGACGACCTATGTGGTCTTCATGGTGGCGATGGGATCGTCGCTCGCCGACCGTTCGTGGGGCCGCGAAAGCGCCGTCTACCGCATCACGGGCGTCATGGCCGTAATCTCGGGGTGGTTCATCACGGCGCTCGGCGGATTCCTGATCGCGCTGGCCGTGACGGCCCTGTTGTTGTGGGGCGGCTGGATCGCCGTGGCGGCGCTCACGCTGCTCTGCTTCTGGCTGCTCGTCCGCAGTCACCGCAAGACGCCCGAGCTGAAAGCGGAGGCCGAAAAGGAACTGCTGCCGCTCGACTCCGCCGAGACCCCCGACGAGGTGCTGTGCGCCTGCATCGGCGAGGTCTGCACGACGATGCAGGAGGTCACGCGCATCTACAACCGCACGCTGGTCGCCGTCTTCAAGGAGAACCGCAAGGTGCTGAAAGAGATGGTCCGCGACTCGAACAAACTCTTCGAGGACGCCCGGGCCCGCAAATACAACATCATGCCCACACTGCGCCGCCTGCAACGCTGCGACATCGACACGGGGCATTTCTATGTGCAGGTCACGGACTACCTCTCGGAGGTGACCAAGGCGCTGATCCACATCACGCGGCCCGCATTCGAACACATCGACAACAACCACGAAGGGCTGTCGAAGGAGCAGATCGTCGACCTGATGCGCGTGAACGACCAAGTGGAGGCCATCTTCGACAAGATCAACGACATGTTGGCGACGAAGGACTTCTCGGACCTCGACATGGTGCTCGTGATGCGCGACCAACTCTTCGACACGATCGTCGAGGCGATCAAGAGCCAACTGCGGCGCATCAACAGCAACCCCTCGGGCAGCACCCGCGCCAGCGTGCTCTACCTGACGATCCTCAACGAGACCAAGACGATGATACTCCAGTCGCGGAACCTGCTCAAATCCCAGCATTATTTTCTGGAACAGCAGAAGTAA
- a CDS encoding DUF2721 domain-containing protein yields MEELTLTTPALLFSAVSLILLAYTNRFLSYAQLVRTLKEQHLQHPSKVTRAQIDNLRRRLHLTRSMQALGVSSLFLCVVTMFLIYVGWLLLSAYVFGAALLLLIASLGVSLWEIQISVRALDIHLKDMEK; encoded by the coding sequence ATGGAAGAATTGACTCTGACGACTCCCGCGCTGCTGTTTTCAGCCGTGTCGCTGATCCTGCTGGCCTACACGAACCGGTTTCTCTCCTACGCACAACTGGTGCGCACGCTCAAAGAGCAGCATTTGCAGCACCCCTCGAAGGTGACGCGCGCACAGATCGACAACCTGCGCCGGCGGCTCCACCTCACCCGTTCGATGCAGGCGCTGGGCGTCTCGAGCCTGTTCCTCTGCGTGGTGACGATGTTCCTGATCTATGTGGGGTGGCTCCTCCTTTCGGCTTATGTTTTCGGGGCGGCCCTGCTGCTGCTGATCGCTTCGCTGGGCGTCTCGCTCTGGGAGATCCAGATTTCCGTCCGGGCGCTCGACATCCACCTGAAAGATATGGAGAAATAA
- the pflB gene encoding formate C-acetyltransferase, which yields MELNKTFIDGLWSKEINVTSFVQTNITPYLGDASFLQGPTERTKHIWNLCLKALEEERQHNGVRSLDNKTVSTITSHKAGYIDRENELIVGLQTDELLKRAIKPFGGINVVSRACKENGVEVDEKVRDIFTHYRKTHNDGVFDVYTEEIRSFRSLGFLTGLPDNYARGRIIGDYRRLALYGTDRLIEAKQQDLRELTGPMTDARIRLREEVSEQIKALKDIRTMGEYYGLDLSRPAHSAQEAVQWVYMAYLAAVKEQDGAAMSLGNVSSFLDIFIEYDLAHGTIDESFAQELIDQFVIKLRMVRHLRMQSYNDIFAGDPTWVTEAIGGRFNDGRTKVTKTSFRFLQTLYNLGPSPEPNLTILWSPELPEGFKAFCAKVSADTSSIQYENDELMREVRHSDDYGIACCVSFQDIGRQIQFFGARTNLAKALLLAINGGRCENTGTLMVKGIPALSEGPLRFEEVMRNYKMVLTEIARVYNEAMNIIHYMHDKYYYEKAQMAFVDTDPRINLAYGVAGLSIALDSLSAIKYAKVTARRNAEGLTEGFDIEGEFPCYGNNDDRVDHLGVDLVYYFSEELKKLPVYKNARPTLSLLTITSNVMYGKKTGATPDGRLKGVAFAPGANPMHGRDKSGAIASLASVAKMRYRDSQDGISNTFSIVPKSLGPTAEDRVENLVTMLDGYFTKGAHHLNVNVLNREMLEDAMEHPEKYPQLTIRVSGYAVNFTKLSREHQLEVISRSFHERM from the coding sequence ATGGAACTGAACAAAACCTTTATCGACGGGCTTTGGAGCAAGGAAATCAACGTTACGAGCTTCGTGCAGACGAACATCACCCCCTATCTGGGCGACGCCTCGTTCCTTCAGGGACCGACCGAGCGCACGAAACACATCTGGAACCTCTGTCTCAAGGCCCTCGAGGAGGAGCGTCAGCATAACGGCGTCCGTTCGCTGGACAACAAGACCGTTTCGACCATCACCTCGCACAAGGCCGGCTACATCGACCGCGAGAACGAGCTGATCGTGGGTCTGCAAACCGACGAATTGCTCAAGCGCGCCATCAAGCCCTTCGGCGGCATCAACGTCGTGTCGCGCGCCTGCAAGGAGAACGGCGTGGAGGTCGACGAGAAGGTCCGCGACATCTTCACCCACTACCGCAAAACCCACAACGACGGCGTATTCGACGTCTACACCGAGGAGATCCGCTCGTTCCGCTCGCTGGGCTTCCTGACCGGACTGCCCGACAACTACGCCCGCGGCCGCATCATCGGCGACTACCGCCGTCTGGCCCTCTACGGCACCGACCGCCTGATCGAAGCCAAGCAGCAGGACCTGCGCGAGCTCACCGGCCCGATGACCGACGCCCGCATCCGCCTGCGCGAGGAGGTTTCGGAACAGATCAAGGCCCTGAAGGACATCCGCACGATGGGCGAATACTACGGGTTGGACCTCAGCCGCCCGGCGCACTCGGCGCAGGAGGCCGTGCAGTGGGTTTACATGGCTTACCTTGCCGCCGTCAAGGAGCAGGACGGAGCCGCCATGTCGCTGGGTAACGTATCGTCGTTCCTCGACATCTTCATCGAATACGATCTCGCACACGGCACGATCGACGAGTCGTTCGCTCAGGAGCTGATCGACCAGTTCGTCATCAAGCTGCGCATGGTGCGCCACCTGCGCATGCAGTCCTACAACGACATCTTCGCCGGCGACCCGACGTGGGTGACCGAGGCCATCGGCGGACGCTTCAACGACGGCCGCACGAAGGTCACCAAGACCTCGTTCCGCTTTCTCCAGACGCTCTACAACCTCGGCCCTTCGCCCGAACCCAACCTCACGATCCTCTGGAGCCCCGAGCTGCCCGAAGGTTTCAAGGCCTTCTGCGCCAAGGTTTCGGCCGACACCAGCTCGATCCAGTACGAGAACGACGAACTGATGCGCGAAGTCCGCCACTCGGACGACTACGGCATCGCCTGCTGCGTGTCGTTCCAAGACATCGGCCGTCAGATCCAGTTCTTCGGCGCCCGCACCAACTTGGCCAAGGCTCTGCTGCTGGCCATCAACGGCGGCCGCTGCGAGAACACCGGCACGCTGATGGTCAAAGGCATTCCGGCCCTGTCGGAGGGTCCGCTGCGCTTCGAGGAGGTGATGCGCAACTACAAGATGGTGCTCACGGAGATCGCCCGCGTCTACAACGAGGCGATGAACATCATCCACTACATGCACGACAAGTACTACTACGAGAAGGCCCAGATGGCGTTCGTCGACACCGATCCCCGCATCAACCTCGCCTACGGCGTAGCGGGTCTTTCGATCGCCCTCGACTCGCTTTCGGCCATCAAATACGCCAAGGTAACCGCGCGCCGCAACGCCGAGGGGCTCACCGAAGGATTCGACATCGAGGGTGAATTCCCCTGCTACGGCAACAACGACGACCGCGTCGACCATCTGGGCGTGGACCTCGTCTACTACTTCAGCGAGGAGCTCAAGAAACTGCCCGTCTACAAGAACGCCCGCCCGACGCTGTCGCTGCTCACGATCACCTCGAACGTGATGTACGGCAAGAAGACCGGTGCGACGCCCGACGGACGTCTCAAGGGCGTGGCCTTCGCCCCGGGAGCCAACCCGATGCACGGCCGCGACAAGAGCGGTGCCATCGCATCGCTCGCCTCGGTGGCCAAGATGCGCTACCGCGACTCGCAGGACGGCATTTCGAACACCTTCTCGATCGTTCCGAAATCGCTCGGCCCGACGGCCGAGGACCGCGTCGAGAACCTCGTGACGATGCTCGACGGCTACTTCACCAAGGGTGCCCACCACCTGAATGTCAACGTGCTGAACCGCGAGATGCTGGAGGACGCCATGGAGCACCCCGAGAAGTATCCGCAGCTGACGATCCGCGTGTCGGGCTATGCCGTGAACTTCACCAAACTGAGCCGCGAGCACCAGTTGGAGGTCATCAGCCGCAGCTTCCACGAACGGATGTAG
- the pflA gene encoding pyruvate formate-lyase-activating protein, whose amino-acid sequence MLRVHSYESMGTFDGPGLRLVVFLQGCNFRCLYCANPDTIEAGEGKLTDPAEILRMAVDQKPFFGRRGGGTFSGGEPTFQAAELVPLVRSLKEAGIHVCIDSNGGVWNPAVEELLGLVDLVLLDVKQADPERHRTLTGRENSQTLRTAAWLETHSKPFWLRYVLVPGYSDAEADIRMLGERLGAYKSVERVELLPYHTLGVHKYEAMGLEYRLRDVRENTPEQLDRAAALLREYFPTVIVN is encoded by the coding sequence ATGCTTCGTGTACATTCTTACGAATCGATGGGAACTTTCGACGGGCCGGGACTCCGGCTCGTCGTTTTCCTGCAGGGCTGTAATTTCCGCTGCCTCTACTGCGCCAATCCCGACACGATCGAAGCCGGGGAGGGCAAGTTGACCGACCCCGCGGAGATACTCCGCATGGCCGTCGACCAAAAGCCGTTCTTCGGACGGCGCGGCGGGGGGACCTTCTCGGGCGGAGAACCCACGTTCCAAGCCGCGGAACTCGTTCCGCTGGTCCGCTCGCTGAAAGAGGCCGGCATCCACGTCTGCATCGACTCGAACGGCGGGGTGTGGAACCCGGCGGTCGAGGAGCTGCTGGGGCTGGTCGACTTGGTATTATTGGACGTGAAGCAGGCCGATCCGGAGCGCCACCGCACCCTCACCGGCCGGGAGAACTCCCAGACGCTCCGCACGGCCGCATGGCTCGAAACCCACAGCAAACCCTTTTGGCTGCGCTATGTGCTCGTCCCCGGCTACAGCGACGCCGAGGCCGACATCCGCATGCTGGGCGAACGCCTCGGAGCATACAAGTCGGTCGAGCGGGTCGAACTACTCCCCTACCACACCCTCGGGGTCCACAAATACGAGGCGATGGGGTTGGAATACCGGCTCCGCGACGTGCGGGAGAACACCCCCGAACAGCTCGACCGCGCCGCGGCCCTGCTGCGGGAGTATTTCCCGACGGTCATCGTCAACTGA